The following are from one region of the Staphylococcus argenteus genome:
- a CDS encoding ABC transporter permease, which yields MKPYIQLVVLKQWLQYIMLVAIILITLFLCGLGYRAAHENFKIPITIQDLDQTNASKSLINKIKKSNYVIIKTVDENEGYIEDDVTKKESILSMQIPKGFSKKLKENRLKEVIQLYGRDDFIGSIAVEIVSSSLYQQQIPNIIYEHLDDMKQHHSITDINESYYKHTPDSKIKFVSLTHQAQHSISISLIFAVILCVSAVQVVLHYRLNQQAALQRLSQYHLSRLKLYSTYVLTHSTLLLLLLWAVSLYMSQPLTLVFYLKSLLLILVYEIGIVFILFHIQTLSHRLFMTFIYAFAMSIVYLTIFM from the coding sequence ATGAAACCTTATATCCAACTTGTTGTGTTAAAACAATGGCTGCAATACATCATGCTAGTTGCAATCATATTAATCACTCTTTTTCTATGCGGTCTTGGTTATCGTGCAGCGCATGAAAATTTTAAAATTCCTATCACCATTCAAGATTTAGACCAAACTAATGCATCAAAATCGTTAATTAATAAAATTAAAAAATCTAATTATGTAATCATTAAAACAGTTGATGAAAATGAAGGTTATATTGAAGATGATGTCACTAAAAAGGAATCTATTTTGAGTATGCAAATTCCTAAAGGGTTCTCTAAAAAGTTAAAAGAGAATCGTTTAAAAGAAGTCATACAATTATATGGTAGAGATGATTTTATCGGTAGCATTGCTGTAGAGATTGTTAGTAGTTCATTGTATCAACAACAAATACCAAATATCATTTATGAACATCTCGACGATATGAAACAACATCATTCTATAACAGATATCAATGAATCGTACTATAAACATACACCAGACTCTAAAATTAAATTTGTTTCACTTACACATCAAGCACAACACTCCATTTCAATCAGCTTAATATTTGCTGTAATTTTATGTGTAAGTGCTGTTCAAGTTGTACTTCACTATCGATTAAATCAACAAGCAGCATTGCAACGATTATCACAATATCATTTAAGTCGTTTAAAGCTATATAGCACCTATGTACTAACACATAGTACCTTGTTATTGTTGCTATTATGGGCAGTTAGTTTATACATGTCACAACCACTCACCTTAGTATTTTACTTGAAATCACTATTACTTATATTAGTTTACGAAATTGGTATTGTTTTTATCTTATTCCATATTCAAACATTAAGTCATCGTCTATTTATGACATTTATATATGCATTTGCTATGAGCATCGTATATTTGACCATTTTCATGTAA
- a CDS encoding ABC transporter permease, with product MKTIHLFRIYHSFLLKKWYLIIYLLFILAALLITLTTIQHVTEDDNHFNIGVVDKDQSSETKLILNSIGKGSNLGKNVSIKAYDEKKAHDLLKQQKLQGYFVFDKGMTKAFYKQGQLPISVYTYDQQSMKSVVLSQLTDSVYQRLMLSMGGILAFQDLAPKASHSDSINVMTDLLITGLNRSGAFNLEPIHLYETASYYAITGFLATIFIFALSLFTVLKMNQDTVLKERLKMFHFAKERLLIIRALITWIYTMLWSILGLIWILYHIPNTFELYNWPTLAIHLSYYVTFLVLCLLLIELLTTYLLNSICKIILAIIVLMLSGMTIPTIFLQHVANGIFTIQPFAIVTNQLLEIILNNYILDLHPSFYISIITLIIINLVVLVWRYRR from the coding sequence ATGAAAACAATACATTTGTTTCGTATCTACCACTCTTTTTTATTGAAAAAGTGGTATTTAATTATTTACTTACTATTTATCTTAGCGGCACTTCTCATTACATTAACGACCATTCAACATGTAACAGAAGATGACAACCATTTTAATATAGGTGTCGTGGATAAAGATCAATCTAGTGAAACGAAATTAATCTTAAACTCTATTGGTAAAGGGAGTAACCTAGGAAAAAATGTGAGTATTAAAGCTTATGATGAAAAGAAAGCACATGATTTGCTAAAACAGCAGAAACTTCAAGGCTACTTTGTCTTTGATAAAGGTATGACAAAGGCCTTTTATAAACAAGGTCAATTACCAATTTCAGTATATACATACGATCAACAATCAATGAAGAGTGTTGTGTTGTCACAGTTAACAGATTCTGTTTATCAACGTCTTATGCTATCGATGGGTGGTATTTTAGCTTTTCAAGACTTAGCACCGAAAGCATCACATTCTGACAGTATAAATGTCATGACAGATTTGCTGATTACGGGATTAAACCGTTCAGGCGCATTCAACTTAGAACCTATCCATTTATATGAAACGGCAAGTTACTATGCAATTACCGGATTTTTAGCAACGATATTTATCTTTGCACTATCTTTATTTACAGTTTTAAAAATGAACCAAGATACTGTACTTAAAGAGCGTTTGAAAATGTTTCATTTTGCTAAAGAGCGTTTGTTAATCATTCGTGCGCTTATTACATGGATATATACGATGCTATGGAGCATACTCGGCTTAATTTGGATTTTGTATCATATTCCAAATACGTTCGAACTATATAATTGGCCAACGTTAGCCATTCATTTAAGCTATTATGTTACCTTTTTAGTACTGTGTTTACTGTTAATCGAACTCTTAACAACCTATTTACTCAATAGTATTTGTAAGATCATATTAGCTATTATAGTTTTGATGCTATCTGGCATGACTATACCTACTATTTTTCTACAGCACGTAGCAAACGGCATTTTTACTATTCAACCATTTGCTATTGTTACGAATCAATTGTTAGAAATTATTTTAAACAACTATATTTTAGATTTACACCCTAGTTTCTACATAAGTATTATTACGTTGATTATTATTAACTTAGTTGTATTAGTTTGGAGGTATCGCAGATGA
- a CDS encoding DUF6583 family protein, whose amino-acid sequence MSKKLKIIIPIIIVLLLIGGIAWGVYAFFANTPKNTYLKSEQQTAKMYKDYFNDRFENEVKFQEKMKDNSFLSSLELSADASDDLTKNLDIPKSVVNASKIKMSYGYDPKKEKSMINLEPTLADTELGKFQLAADKDKHYFESPLFKRKYSIDNSDLLSTYAKLTGEDEETAKENGITNQQLNLNSIFSNAQTQQSDYEKIAEKYSELIVDKLKDDNFEKGKKEEIKINGEKHKVRPVTLTLSRADTKKITLAVLEEAKKDKDIKKLVEKQGTKKDFDKEIKKAIDNIKETKTDEFAKIQSKIYTEKHTIVKREITITDKENHKTKIKGTNTLEDDKLKVDYAINFDQDKYSYDESKYTIKGVSSKEKDNKYNDKYELAKKTEYDESKVTLDNQEKVDGTKRQDKGKITFAMDKYSDENEITFENNIDSDVKNNTQKSTLNIGIKFAEEPINFILKSNTKLKTDIDFDASGAKDFNSLSSKDREKLEKEIEKNGGKMFESILKKTSK is encoded by the coding sequence ATGTCTAAAAAACTAAAAATTATAATTCCTATTATTATTGTCTTATTATTAATAGGTGGAATTGCGTGGGGAGTTTATGCATTTTTTGCTAATACACCGAAAAATACATACCTAAAAAGTGAACAACAAACAGCAAAAATGTATAAAGATTATTTCAATGATCGCTTCGAAAATGAAGTGAAATTCCAAGAAAAAATGAAAGATAATTCATTTTTATCTTCATTAGAACTAAGTGCAGATGCATCAGATGATCTCACTAAAAATCTTGATATTCCAAAATCTGTTGTTAATGCTTCTAAAATTAAAATGTCGTATGGCTATGATCCTAAAAAAGAGAAATCAATGATTAATCTTGAGCCAACATTAGCAGACACTGAATTAGGGAAATTCCAGTTAGCCGCAGATAAAGATAAGCACTATTTTGAATCACCTTTATTTAAAAGGAAATATAGTATTGATAATTCTGATTTACTATCAACTTATGCAAAACTTACAGGTGAAGATGAAGAAACAGCAAAAGAAAATGGTATTACAAATCAACAATTAAACTTAAATAGTATTTTTAGTAATGCTCAAACGCAACAAAGTGACTACGAAAAGATTGCTGAAAAATACTCAGAACTTATTGTCGACAAATTAAAAGACGACAATTTTGAAAAAGGCAAAAAAGAAGAAATTAAGATTAATGGCGAAAAGCACAAAGTTAGACCTGTCACATTAACACTTAGCAGAGCAGACACTAAAAAAATTACATTAGCTGTATTAGAAGAAGCTAAAAAAGATAAAGATATTAAAAAATTAGTTGAAAAACAAGGTACTAAAAAAGACTTTGATAAAGAGATCAAAAAAGCAATTGACAATATCAAAGAAACTAAAACAGATGAATTTGCTAAAATTCAATCTAAAATTTATACAGAAAAACATACAATTGTAAAAAGAGAAATTACAATTACAGACAAAGAAAATCATAAAACTAAAATCAAAGGTACTAACACTTTAGAAGACGATAAATTAAAAGTGGATTATGCAATTAACTTCGACCAAGATAAGTACTCGTATGATGAATCAAAATATACAATTAAAGGCGTATCTTCTAAAGAAAAAGATAATAAATATAATGATAAATACGAATTAGCTAAAAAGACAGAATATGATGAATCAAAAGTCACATTAGATAACCAAGAAAAAGTTGACGGCACAAAACGTCAAGATAAAGGTAAAATCACTTTTGCAATGGATAAATATAGCGATGAAAATGAAATTACGTTTGAAAATAATATAGATTCTGATGTTAAAAATAATACTCAGAAATCTACATTAAATATTGGTATCAAATTTGCTGAAGAACCTATTAACTTTATCTTAAAATCTAACACAAAATTAAAAACAGATATTGATTTTGATGCTAGTGGTGCTAAAGACTTCAATAGTTTATCTTCAAAAGACCGCGAAAAACTTGAAAAAGAAATCGAGAAAAATGGCGGTAAAATGTTTGAATCAATTTTAAAAAAGACATCTAAATAA
- a CDS encoding DUF5079 family protein has protein sequence MEIKEIVANIKRPYLTTFVIFTILLSLFFDAIMFFNSKLYDKLPLYLVVFLIFAIVVSILLYLQEKSEKVKVEKKYVIWYMTLNVITGYSMPLFIASTYVVGAAVNDIDVFYYWCGVALMLFISWLGLFLFYKNEFDSENPNPAVNFIAIIIKLFALATLFYISKVAPSIADEKNFIFISILINLGVDALLVRSYFNYALYKSIKKDIENEGKTM, from the coding sequence ATGGAGATAAAGGAAATTGTAGCAAATATAAAAAGGCCTTACTTAACAACTTTTGTAATATTTACGATTTTGCTCTCATTGTTTTTTGATGCGATTATGTTTTTCAATAGTAAACTTTATGATAAGTTGCCATTATATTTAGTCGTATTTTTAATTTTTGCAATAGTAGTGTCAATTTTACTGTATTTACAAGAAAAAAGTGAGAAGGTAAAAGTTGAGAAAAAGTATGTGATTTGGTATATGACACTAAATGTTATAACTGGTTATTCAATGCCATTATTTATTGCTTCTACTTATGTTGTTGGTGCAGCAGTAAATGATATAGATGTGTTTTATTATTGGTGCGGAGTAGCTTTGATGCTATTTATTTCTTGGTTAGGTTTATTTTTATTTTACAAAAATGAATTTGATAGTGAAAATCCTAATCCTGCAGTTAACTTTATAGCAATTATTATAAAATTATTTGCTTTAGCAACTTTATTTTATATAAGTAAGGTTGCGCCTAGTATTGCGGATGAAAAGAACTTTATATTTATAAGTATACTAATAAATTTAGGTGTTGATGCTCTACTTGTTAGGTCATATTTTAATTACGCGTTATACAAGAGTATTAAGAAAGATATCGAAAATGAAGGTAAGACAATGTAA
- a CDS encoding DUF5080 family protein, which translates to MIIFILITIFAIYYIAMIASLFKSEGFSIIGLILDVVIMGTLIFYYFIGARFVDNDLSNFLMFMDIGSYIFMYLAIKCLWVKPKVVNYLIAKELDESKEVIEEQELDLQTSKIRGIYFFIIAVVMLIIAKLRMQPELQADAVSMNPVFIFIGVIIILIWLILDIYRKKKYGIFLFKTIVPLVVTTWIIIATIILS; encoded by the coding sequence ATGATAATTTTTATTTTAATAACAATATTTGCTATTTATTATATAGCTATGATTGCTAGTTTGTTTAAGAGTGAAGGATTTTCAATAATAGGTTTAATATTAGATGTTGTTATAATGGGGACGTTGATTTTTTACTATTTTATAGGCGCTCGCTTTGTTGATAATGATTTAAGTAACTTTTTAATGTTCATGGATATTGGATCATATATTTTTATGTACCTTGCAATTAAGTGTTTATGGGTGAAACCTAAGGTAGTAAATTATTTGATTGCAAAAGAATTGGATGAATCTAAAGAGGTCATTGAAGAGCAGGAATTAGATTTACAGACATCAAAGATAAGAGGTATCTACTTTTTCATTATTGCAGTAGTGATGTTAATTATCGCTAAATTAAGGATGCAACCAGAATTACAAGCAGATGCGGTATCAATGAATCCAGTTTTTATTTTTATAGGTGTTATTATCATTTTAATTTGGCTAATACTAGATATATATCGTAAGAAGAAATACGGTATATTCTTATTCAAGACGATAGTGCCATTAGTTGTTACGACATGGATTATTATCGCTACAATTATACTTTCATAA
- a CDS encoding CHAP domain-containing protein — protein MKKTILLTMTTLAFFSILPHSAIATTNDNQTLEEAQKAHPNAQFKVNKDNGTYTYTYDKNNMPNSNQQSQSRTSENNQRTNQRDHNTNQYHSPLSDQYTNINDAIDSHTPPQTPPSNPLTPATPNFDSSDDELNNAFSKDKKGLITGIDLDELYDELQIAEFNDKAKTADGKPLALGNGKIIDQPLFTSKNNLYTAGQCTWYVFDKRAKEGHTISTFWGDAKNWAGQAASNGFKVDRHPTRGSILQTVNGPFGHVAYVEKVNIDGSILISEMNWVGEYIVSSRTISASEVSSYNYIH, from the coding sequence ATGAAGAAAACAATTTTACTGACTATGACAACTCTTGCTTTTTTTAGTATATTGCCCCATTCGGCTATAGCTACTACGAATGACAATCAAACACTAGAAGAAGCACAAAAAGCCCACCCAAATGCACAATTTAAAGTGAATAAAGACAATGGCACATATACATACACTTACGACAAAAATAATATGCCAAATAGTAATCAACAATCACAGTCACGTACATCTGAGAATAATCAACGCACAAATCAGCGTGACCATAATACTAATCAGTACCATTCACCATTGAGTGATCAGTACACTAACATTAACGATGCAATTGATTCACACACACCGCCTCAAACGCCACCAAGCAATCCATTGACACCTGCAACACCGAATTTTGACAGTAGCGATGATGAATTAAATAATGCATTTTCAAAAGACAAAAAAGGACTCATTACAGGAATCGACTTAGATGAATTGTATGACGAATTACAAATTGCTGAATTTAATGACAAAGCAAAGACTGCAGATGGTAAACCTTTAGCGTTAGGAAATGGTAAAATCATTGATCAACCTTTGTTTACAAGCAAAAACAACTTATATACTGCTGGACAATGCACATGGTATGTCTTTGATAAACGTGCAAAAGAAGGGCATACAATTAGTACATTTTGGGGAGACGCCAAAAACTGGGCAGGTCAAGCTGCTAGCAATGGCTTTAAAGTAGATAGACATCCTACAAGAGGCTCTATTTTACAAACTGTAAATGGCCCCTTTGGTCACGTTGCTTACGTAGAGAAAGTAAATATTGATGGTAGTATTTTAATTTCCGAGATGAACTGGGTTGGTGAATATATCGTTTCATCAAGAACCATTTCTGCTTCAGAAGTGTCATCATATAATTACATTCATTAA
- the esxA gene encoding WXG100 family type VII secretion effector EsxA encodes MAMIKMSPEEIRAKSQSYGQGSDQIRQILSDLTRAQGEIAANWEGQAFSRFEEQFQQLSPKVEKFAQLLEEIKQQLNSTADAVQEQDQQLSNNFGLQ; translated from the coding sequence ATGGCAATGATTAAGATGAGTCCAGAGGAAATCAGAGCAAAATCACAATCTTACGGGCAAGGTTCAGACCAAATCCGTCAAATTTTATCTGATTTAACACGTGCACAAGGTGAAATTGCAGCAAACTGGGAAGGTCAAGCTTTCAGTCGTTTCGAAGAGCAATTCCAACAATTAAGTCCTAAAGTAGAAAAATTCGCTCAATTGTTAGAAGAAATCAAACAACAATTGAATAGCACTGCTGACGCTGTTCAAGAACAAGACCAACAACTTTCTAATAATTTCGGTTTGCAATAA
- the esaA gene encoding type VII secretion protein EsaA yields MKKKNWIYALIVTLIIIIAIVSMIFFVQTKYGDQSEKESHNVSNKNNKIHIAIVNEDQPTTYNGKKVELGQAFIKRLANEKNYKFETVTRNVAESGLKNGGYQVMIVIPENFSKLAMQLDAKTPSKISLQYKTAVGQKEEVAKNTEKVVSNVLNDFNKNLVEIYLTSIIDNLHNAQKNVGAIMTREHGVNSKFSNYLLNPINDFPELFTDTLVNSISANKDITKWYQTYNKSLLSANSDTFRVNTDYNVSNLIEKQSSLFDEQNTAMDKVLQDYKSQKNSVELDNYINALKQMDSQIDQQSNMQDTGKEEYKQTVKENLDRLRDIIKSQESPFSKGMIEDYRKQLTESLQDELANNKDLQDALNSIKMNNAQFAENLEKQLHDDIVKEPDTDTTFIYNMSKQDFIAAGLNDDEANKYEAIVKEAKRYKNEYNLKKPLAEHINLTDYDNQVAQDTSSLINDGVKIQRTETIKSNDINQLTVATDPNFNFEGEIKINGKKYDIKDQSVQLDTSNKDYKVEVNGVAKLKKDAEKDFLKDKTMHLQLLFGQANRQDEPNDKKSTSVVDVTLNHNLDGRLSKDALSQQLSALSRFDAHYKMYTDTKGREDKPFDNKRLIDMMVDQVVNDMESFKDDKVAVLHQIDTMEDNSDKLIDDILNNKKNTTKNKEDISKLVDQLENVKKTFAEEPQEPKIDKGKNDEFNTMSSNLDKEISRISEKSTQLLSDTQESKSIADSVSGQLNQLDNNVNKLHATGRALGVRANDLNRQMAKNDKDNELFAKEFKKVLQNSKDGDRQNQALKAFMSNPVQKKNLENVLANNGNTDVISPTLFVLLMYLLSMITAYIFYSYERAKGQMNFIKDDYSSKNNLWNNAITSGVIGATGLVEGLIVGLIAMSKFHVLAGYRMKFILMVILTMMVFVLINTYLLRQVKSIGMFLMVATLGLYFVAMNNLKASGQGVTNKISPLSYIDNMFFNYLNAEHPIGLALVILTLIVIIGFVLNMFIKHFKKERLI; encoded by the coding sequence ATGAAAAAGAAAAATTGGATTTATGCATTAATTGTCACTTTAATTATTATAATTGCCATAGTTAGTATGATATTTTTTGTTCAAACAAAATATGGAGATCAATCTGAAAAAGAATCTCACAATGTAAGTAATAAAAATAATAAAATACATATCGCAATTGTTAACGAGGATCAACCAACTACATACAACGGTAAAAAGGTTGAGTTGGGTCAAGCATTTATAAAAAGGTTAGCAAATGAGAAAAACTATAAATTTGAAACAGTAACGAGAAACGTTGCCGAGTCAGGCTTAAAAAATGGTGGATACCAAGTCATGATTGTTATTCCTGAAAACTTTTCAAAATTGGCAATGCAATTAGACGCTAAAACACCATCGAAAATATCATTACAGTATAAAACAGCTGTAGGACAAAAAGAAGAAGTAGCAAAAAATACAGAAAAAGTTGTAAGTAATGTACTTAACGACTTTAACAAAAACTTAGTCGAAATTTATTTAACGAGTATTATTGATAATTTACATAATGCACAAAAGAATGTTGGCGCTATTATGACACGTGAACATGGTGTGAATAGTAAGTTCTCGAATTACTTATTAAATCCAATTAACGACTTTCCGGAATTATTTACAGATACGCTTGTAAATTCAATTTCTGCCAATAAAGACATTACAAAATGGTATCAAACATACAATAAATCGTTATTAAGTGCGAATTCAGATACGTTCAGAGTAAACACAGATTATAATGTTTCGAACTTAATTGAAAAGCAAAGTTCACTATTCGATGAACAGAATACAGCGATGGATAAGGTTTTACAAGATTATAAGTCGCAAAAAAATAGTGTAGAACTTGATAACTATATTAATGCGTTGAAACAGATGGATAGTCAAATTGATCAACAATCTAATATGCAAGATACAGGTAAAGAAGAATATAAACAAACAGTTAAGGAAAATTTAGATAGATTAAGAGATATCATCAAGTCACAAGAATCTCCATTTTCAAAAGGGATGATTGAAGATTATCGTAAGCAATTAACTGAATCATTACAAGATGAACTTGCGAATAACAAAGACTTACAAGATGCGCTAAACAGTATTAAAATGAACAATGCTCAATTTGCTGAAAACTTAGAGAAACAACTTCATGATGATATCGTTAAAGAACCTGATACAGATACAACATTTATCTATAACATGTCTAAACAAGACTTTATAGCCGCAGGTTTAAATGATGATGAAGCTAATAAATATGAAGCAATTGTTAAAGAAGCTAAACGTTATAAAAACGAATATAATTTGAAAAAACCGTTAGCAGAACACATTAATTTAACAGATTATGACAACCAAGTTGCGCAAGATACAAGTAGTTTGATTAATGATGGTGTCAAAATTCAACGAACTGAAACAATTAAAAGTAATGATATTAATCAATTAACTGTTGCAACTGATCCTAATTTTAATTTTGAAGGTGAAATTAAAATAAATGGTAAAAAGTATGATATTAAAGATCAAAGCGTACAACTTGATACATCAAATAAAGATTATAAAGTTGAAGTTAATGGTGTCGCTAAATTGAAAAAAGATGCTGAAAAAGATTTCTTAAAAGATAAAACAATGCATTTACAATTATTATTCGGACAAGCAAATCGTCAAGATGAACCGAATGATAAAAAATCAACGAGTGTTGTGGACGTAACATTGAATCATAACCTTGATGGTCGCTTATCGAAAGATGCATTAAGTCAGCAATTGAGTGCATTATCTAGATTCGATGCACATTATAAAATGTACACAGATACAAAAGGTAGAGAAGATAAACCATTCGATAATAAACGTTTAATTGATATGATGGTTGACCAAGTTGTTAATGACATGGAAAGCTTCAAAGACGACAAAGTAGCTGTGTTACATCAAATCGACACTATGGAAGACAATTCAGACAAACTGATTGATGACATTTTAAATAACAAAAAGAATACAACAAAAAATAAAGAAGATATTTCTAAACTGGTTGATCAGTTAGAAAACGTTAAAAAGACATTTGCTGAAGAACCACAAGAACCAAAAATTGACAAAGGCAAAAATGATGAATTTAATACAATGTCTTCTAACTTAGATAAAGAAATTAGTAGAATTTCTGAAAAGAGTACGCAGTTGTTATCTGATACCCAGGAGTCAAAATCAATTGCAGATTCAGTTAGTGGACAATTAAATCAATTAGATAATAATGTGAATAAACTGCATGCGACAGGTCGCGCATTAGGTGTAAGAGCGAATGACTTGAACCGTCAAATGGCTAAGAACGATAAAGATAATGAGTTGTTCGCTAAAGAATTCAAAAAAGTATTACAAAATTCTAAAGATGGTGACAGACAAAACCAAGCATTAAAAGCATTTATGAGTAATCCAGTTCAAAAGAAAAACTTAGAAAATGTACTAGCAAATAATGGTAATACAGATGTAATTTCACCAACATTATTTGTATTGTTGATGTATTTACTATCAATGATTACGGCATATATTTTCTATAGTTATGAACGTGCTAAAGGGCAAATGAATTTCATCAAAGATGATTACAGTAGTAAAAACAATCTTTGGAATAATGCAATTACGTCTGGTGTTATTGGTGCAACTGGTTTAGTAGAAGGATTAATTGTCGGTTTAATTGCAATGAGTAAGTTCCATGTATTAGCTGGCTATAGAATGAAATTCATCTTAATGGTGATTTTAACAATGATGGTCTTTGTACTCATCAATACGTATTTATTACGACAAGTTAAATCAATTGGTATGTTCTTAATGGTTGCTACATTAGGCTTATACTTTGTAGCTATGAATAATTTAAAAGCATCTGGTCAAGGTGTTACTAATAAAATTTCACCATTATCTTATATTGATAATATGTTCTTCAATTATTTAAATGCAGAACATCCAATAGGTTTAGCGTTAGTAATATTGACGTTAATCGTAATTATTGGATTTGTACTGAACATGTTTATAAAACACTTTAAGAAAGAGAGATTAATCTAA
- the essA gene encoding type VII secretion protein EssA, producing MLMNSVIALTFLTASSNNGGLNIDVQQEEEKRINNDLNQYDTTLFNKDSKEVNDAIARQKKERQQQIKNDMFHNQASHSTRLNETKKVLFSKSNLEKTSESDKSPYIQNKQEKKIFPYILMSVGAFLTLGFVIFSIHKGRRTKNESARKSNI from the coding sequence ATGTTGATGAATAGCGTGATTGCTTTAACTTTTTTAACAGCATCTAGCAATAATGGCGGACTTAATATTGATGTGCAACAAGAAGAGGAAAAGCGAATCAATAATGATTTAAATCAATATGATACAACGCTATTTAATAAAGATAGTAAAGAAGTCAACGATGCGATTGCTAGACAGAAAAAAGAACGACAACAACAAATAAAAAATGATATGTTTCATAATCAAGCGAGTCACTCGACTCGCTTGAATGAAACTAAAAAAGTGTTATTTTCCAAATCTAACTTAGAAAAGACTTCGGAGAGTGATAAAAGCCCCTATATTCAAAACAAGCAGGAGAAAAAAATATTCCCGTACATTTTGATGTCTGTAGGGGCTTTTTTGACTTTAGGATTTGTCATTTTTTCAATTCATAAAGGGAGACGAACGAAAAATGAATCAGCACGTAAAAGTAACATTTGA
- the esaB gene encoding type VII secretion protein EsaB codes for MNQHVKVTFDFTNYNYGTYDLAVPAYLPIKNLIALVLDSLDISIFDVNTQIKVMTKGQLLVENDRLIDYQIADGDILKLL; via the coding sequence ATGAATCAGCACGTAAAAGTAACATTTGATTTTACTAATTATAATTACGGCACATATGACCTAGCTGTACCGGCATATTTACCGATTAAGAACTTAATAGCTTTAGTATTGGATAGTTTGGACATTTCAATATTTGATGTCAATACACAAATTAAAGTGATGACGAAAGGTCAATTACTTGTTGAAAATGATCGACTCATTGATTATCAAATCGCTGATGGAGATATTTTGAAGTTACTATAG